The Dyadobacter sp. 676 DNA window CCCTTGCCTTAAAGCCCGACAATGTACCCGTCGGGTTGACTACAAATGTTACGGTTACCTGTCCGGTCGTCGTAGCCGACGCCGTATTCTCATCGAGATAGACATGGTACGCCTCCCAGCCTCCAACCGGCGCCGGATCGGCACGGTCGGCTTCGGAAGGAACATTTACCGCCGTTTTCTTTGACTGGGACGAGATGCCGGTCGCCGCGATCTCATTCAGGTTTTCAGTGAGCGAACTAGTCCCCGAAGGCTTTTGTGACACAATTTGCGGAGCCGAAGCCGTGGCTCTCGTTCTGCCGGCCATTGATTTTCCAACTGCCTGTACTGAACCGGGCACCGCCAATGCCCTGGCAGGTGCCGGGGCAAGTTGTGCAGCAGCCTTTCCGGCGAGCTCCGAATCGGCCGAAACGGTATCGGTTTCCTCTTTCCCATCCAGTTGCTCCGGCCCGGCGGCTGTGGAGGATGCCGGCGCGGCAGATTTTGCGACAATACCCGGGGATGGTGTAATCTCCTCCCTCCGGGCCTGCGCCGAAGCGGCCAGTTGCGGCGCTCCGGCTGGCCCGGCGATTGCAGGCGCAGGTGCTTGTGCAACGGGCGAAGCCTGCTCCGGAACCCCATGCTTGCTGCCCGGCTGATCCCGTTGCGTTACAATGGCGGCAGGTCTTTGTGTATCAGCCTTACGGCCTCCCCAAAAAGCGACCCGGTAAACAAACAGGGCCAGCAATACCGACGCAGCCGAACCGTAAGCCCACAATGGCAATGCCTTCCTGCGCGTGCGCGACGCACGGGTGTGCAGGCGTTCATGTAAATCCGCACGGAGCCGCGCGGCGTCGGCATAAGGGGCTCGCCACGCGAGAAAGCCTTCATACGCCTCGGCCACCAGCGGCTCGTCGAGCATTCTTGCTTCCAGCAGGCGTTGTTCGGCAGGCGGCATTTGCCCGCTGCAATAGCGCTCGAAGTCGTCAAAATCCGGTAAAAGGTTATCGGTAGCGTCCATTGCTTTCGATGCAGATTTTCAGGTTCCGCTTTCCATTCTGGATATAGCTTTTCACTTTGCCCATCTCGAACCCCGTTTCGCCGGCGATCTCGCGGTAGCATTTGCTTTGCAGATAGAATAGTTCAATGCTGATCCGCTGCTCGTTCGCGAGCTTTTGGAGACATTTGTCCATTGCGTCCAGCTTTGCTTCGAGTACGAGGAAGTCGTCCTGCACAGGCGTTTCGATCCGGAACTCCCGCGCGCCGGCCTCTGCGGCACCGGCAGTTACCCGTGCCGCCCGGAGTTTCATCAGGCAATAGTTGCGGGCAACGCTGTACAGCCAGCTTTTCAGGTTCGAGACATCGTGTTGCCTTAAATCCGAGACCAATTTCTCGAATATCTGCATCACCGCGTCCTTGCTCTCTTCCTCGTCCCCGAGATATCGGTAACACACACCGAATACCATTTCCATATAAGGCTCATACAATGCGCCCAGTATGGCAACGTCGCCCGAATGCCGGTAAGCCGTAAGCCGCTCGGCCTCCGGCATCGGTTCTTTACCCTTACCCTGAAAGAATCTCAAAAAGTTCACGTGTGTACGGGGAATGTGTTCCGGTGTTCCGGCATTTCCGGCTACTGGATGCGGTTTTATCAAAATTCCATAAAAAATTCTGAAAAACTTTTGTGGAATTACCCGGAGGCATGCATCCAGCGAATAAACAACGAATCTGTACCATGAAAACGAGAATCATTATTCTGCTAGCCATCTTGTTGAGTGCCTTCGCATTGCTGCCCGACCGGCTCGTCAAAGGCACCGTCACCGACGCCGCGAACGTTCCGCTCGCGGGTGTAAGCGTATCACTTCAGGGCAGCGCCGCAGGAACGGTCACCGATCAGGCTGGCCATTTTTCCATCCGGGTATCCACTCCGGGCAGGGCGCTGGTGTTCCGGAAAGCGGGTTACCAGGCTCTCACTGTGCCCGTTACCCGGGATTCGGTCTTGAAAGTCATGCTGGTCCCTAACGCGCAGACACTGAATGAGCTGGTAGTGACCGGCAGGCCGAAAGCGGCCGAAAAAGTAACCGTCGATTTCCAGACAGTTACCTCCGCGCCGGCATCGCTCGGCGGAACTTACCTGCAAGCCCTCCCCGAAACCGAAAGCTACAAACCTGTTAATGAAAACGGCTTTCTGTCCGTAAGTCAGCAGCCTGTCACGACCTTCTCCGTCGATGTAGATCGCGCCGCTTACAGCAACGTACGCCGTTTTCTCAACAACGGCCAGTTGCCGCCTGCGGATGCGGTAAGGGTCGAGGAAATGATCAATTATTTTGACTACGATTACCCGCAACCCGCCGGCGACCATCCTCTTGCGATCACGGCCGAAACAACCGATTCGCCATGGAATGCAGGTTTGAAACTCGTACACATCGGATTACAGGCGAAAACCGTTTCCACCGAAAACCTTCCCGCTTCCAACCTGGTCTTTTTGATCGACGTTTCGGGTTCCATGAATGCAGCCAACAAGCTTCCTTTGCTGAAACAGGCATTCAATCTGCTCGTAGACCAGCTCCGTGCCGGCGATAAAATTTCTATCGTCGCCTACGCAGGTTCTGCCGGGCTGGTATTGCCGCCAACATCGGGGACCGAGAAAAAGATGATCAAAGACGCGCTCGATAAGCTCGAAGCCGGGGGATCGACGGCCGGGGGCGAGGGTATCGAACTGGCCTACAAGCTGGCAAAGGACAATTTCCTGCCCCAGGGGAACAACCGGGTTATTCTGGCCACCGACGGTGATTTCAACGTGGGAGTCTCCAATGAATCCGAATTACAGAAATTGATCGAAGAAAAGCGCAAGGCAGGCATTTTCCTGAGCGTAATGGGTTTCGGAATGGGCAATTACAAGGACAGCCATGTAGAGACGCTGGCCGACAAAGGCAACGGGAATTATGCTTATATCGACAACATTCAGGAGGCGCGGAAAGAATTTGTGCAGGAATTCGGCGGCACGTTGTTCACGATTGCCAAAGATGTCAAGATCCAGATCGAGTTCAACCCGGAGCTCGTACGGGCTTACCGACTCATTGGCTATGAAAACCGCGCATTACGCAACGACGAGTTCAACGATGATCGAAAGGACGCGGGCGATATGGGCTCGGGCCACACCGTAACTGCGATTTACGAGATCGTGCCGCATGGCGTAGAAACTCCGTACATCGGAAAAACCGAAGCCTTGAAATATCAGTCTGACCACCGGTCCACGACCGGTAACAGCGACGAAATGATGACGATAAAGGTTCGTTATAAAAAAGGCCGACAGCGAAAAAAGCGTGCTCTTTGATCTGCCGGTCAAAGCACGATCCGTAGCTTTCGACCAATGCTCCGAGAACCTTCGGTTCGCCAGCGCCGTAGCGGAGTTCGGGTTGTTGCTGCGTGGCTCGGAATATAGGGGTAAGGCAACTTATACGGACGTCATCCGGCACGCCCGCGGCGCATTTGGGAAGGATGAAGAAGGTTACCGCTCCGAATTTGTACAACTTGTGAAGCTCGCACAAAGCCTGGATGGTTCACGGGAGACGGCGGAGAAGTGATTTGTACCAGAATAGAAACTAGCCGGCACATTTCCCGCTAGTTTCTATTTTTTAAACTCGTCATCCGGATTCAACGATTCAAATACCTCTTTGGCCGGCAAATACTTAAATCCCTTTTCTCCGTCACCAACTATTACAACATCGCCAGCCGAAGCCCTCTCTTCAATCATTTTGCGTACTGCCTTCCTGACACTTAAAATGATTCTTTCGAAAGATCATCAGTATTCCGAGTACCTGCTTTCATTTCCATTGGGTCTTAATTTTGTTCCAAAGAACTTCATCGGAAACATTTGTTTCTCTACCAAGATTCCTCTCTGCAAGTACGGTCGGAGCAGGATAAAATGTCCGCCCAGTCGTACCCGGTTCTTCACTCGATCGAGGGCTACATAAAGCGTTGTTAACCAAAAATATAACAAAGTAACCTGATAGCCCAAAGCCTTAGCTTCCCTAATGAGCGAAGCGTAGCTTTTCGTTGCCAAAGTGGTTTCAAATGCGAAGCCCTCTCCGCGTTGCATTAGCTCCCGCACTCCGGTGAGCATAATTCGCAACCCGCGATGATGTATCAGTCTTCTTTTAATGCTTTCAAAATCAAATTCTTGCCCTGCTCACTGTATGAAAGTCCCAATGCGGCGTCACGTCCGGGCGCACTCATTTTATTCCAGGTTTTTCGGAGAATATCGATCATTTTTTCCTCACTCATTTTTGCGATCAGATCGTCGTATTGGTATTGAAGAAAAACGAGACACAATGCGTTTTCCATCGTTTGTACGTCGGCGTCGCTTTTAAGGCGCTGTTTCAGAACGATCTGCTTTACGCGACCGATCGTTTCTTTATCGTACCCAACTTCGTTCAGGATTTCGGAAGCAATCCCCGCGTGATATTTTGAAAGATCGCTGCGCCATTTCAAATAGCCCACGCGGCCGTCGGGATAGCTGCTTCGGGCGATCTCCCATCTTCCGATGTGCTGGCACCGCGATGCCAGCAGTAGGCTTTCGCTGGCTTGCGGGTCAAGGTTCCTGACCCATTCATACAGTTTTAAGGCGTAGAAGTACTCAACCGGATATTCCACGTTTTCCCACATGACGCGCCCCGGCGAACGTTTGTTGTAGGCATCAAAAAGTTCAAAAGCTTTGTCGAGCTTGCTCATGGTGATTCAGTAAGGTTAATGCTATCGGACCGCCCTGAATTTCAGCGCGATGGTCGTCATACGCGGGTAGTCGTAAGCGGTACTTCGGGTTTTCATCACGAAAGAATCTTTCCGGACATCGCCCGGACGCACTGTCCATTCCCCCTTCTTACCGCCTTCCGGCGCGCCGATCGTGATATTTTTGTCGCTGATCTGCCATTTTAGTAAAAACGGGGTGGTTTCGCCCTTGAAGACACCGGAAAAAACACCGTCCTTTTTCACCTGCACGGTTTCCATATACCTTTGGAAATCAATACCGCCGAATTGCTGCGTCATTTTGCCATCCTTGAATGTGACCGCGTCGTTAACCGCGATTTCTTCAATTTCCCACCGCGGCACGGCGGTGAGAAACTGCGCTGCTTCCTGAGGCGAGCTAGCCGGACGGTCACACGAAAACATTACTGTGCCGGCAAAGGGCAGCAGGACGCAAGCGGCAATTTTTCTGAAAAGCATGACGAATCACAGTTGGTGGCTATGCGCAAATATAGCCACAACTGTATGGGACTTCCGATTTAAACCCGGGGAATTTTAGCGTCTACTCACGATTATAGAGGCATGTGATAGCGGTGAGGAAGTTCCCGGCTTCCGTGGTGATCTGGCCGGGAAGCATCCTCCATGCCCAATTGTTTTCGCTGGAACCGGGCTGGTTCATTTTAGCGCTTTCGTCCAGATTAAGAAGGTCCTGAACAGGTAAAACAGCCGTTTTGGCAATAGAAGCAAAAACGGTCCGCGCAAGTTCGACGGCCACATTTTCTTCGGAAACCGGTTTTCCCAGATAAGATTCCAGCCGCTCCTGCACCGTAGCGCCCATTTCACGGAACCAGCCCCTGGTCGTATTGTTGTCGTGCGTGCCGGTGTAGGCAATAAAATTGTGCTTGAAATGGTGAGGGATATGGTCCGATTGCGGCATATTCTCATCGAATGCAAATTGCAGTACTTTCATTCCGGGCAGGCCGAATTTGTCGCGCAGCAGATACACCTCGGGACTGATCTCGCCCAGATCTTCGGCTATAAAGGGCAACTGCCCGAGCGCGGCGCCGATCTTGTTAAAAAACTCCTCCCCCGGCCCCGTTTTCCAGCTTCCGTTGACGGCGGTTGTCTTTCCGCCCGGCACTTCCCAGTAGTCGGCGAATGCCCTGAAGTGGTCCAGCCGAACCAGATCGAACATTTCCATATTCCTCGCCAGCCGGTCGATCCACCACTGGTACCCCTGCGACCGGATGGCTTCCCAGTTGAATACCGGCATTCCCCAAAGCTGCCCGCTTTCCGAGAAAGCATCCGGCGGCACACCCGCGGCGCCCGTAATGTTACCTTCCTCATCCACGCAAAACAACCCGCGGTTTGCCCAAACGTCGACGGAATCGTAACTGACATAAAAAGGGATATCCCCCAGCAACCTGATTTCCCGGTCGTTGCAATACCGTCGCAACGCTTTCCACTGTTTATCGAATACGAATTGCTGCCACTGCACCCGGCGGATCTCCTCACGCTCGCTTCTGCGTACCTCATCAAGCGCGCTCCGGTCCCTGTTACGCAGCTCTTCCGGCCAGGTATACCAGGGCTGGTGTCGGTAGCGCTTTTTCAGCACCATATAAACCGTGAAATCGTCCAGCCATGCCGCATTTCCCACTACGAACTCTCCCATTTCGGCGGCCTCTCCACCGGCCCGCTCTTCATAATTCCGGAACGCTCGTTCCAGTAAAATTTCCTTGCTTTTTTTCGCCGCGTCGAAATCGACGGCCGACGAATCCGGCAACCGGTTTTCGTCCAGGTCCTGTTCGGAAAGCAAGCCTTCACGCGCGAGCATTTCGGGGCTGATCAGCAAGGGATTACCGGCCCGGCTCGACAGCGCGCTGTACGGCGAATGCCCCTGGGAGGCTTCCGTGGGGTTGAGTGGCAGGATCTGCCATATTTTCTGGTATGTTTTTTCGAGAAAATCCGCAAACTGATAGGCAGCCGGCCCGATATCGCCTATGCCGAACGGCGACGGCAGGGAGCTGATATGCAGCAGCAGACCGGCATTACGCTCGTTATCCATGCGCCCGCCTTTGAGAATCGCGATTGGCAGTTGTTTGAACAGTTCACCCGGGAAAAGCTTCGATCGCCAAACGTCCCGGCTATTTGCCAGCACATTATCCCATTCAGGAAGCAGGTTTTCCGGTAACACCACATGCGTATCCTTCCAGTCGAGCCCGAAAAAATCCTTTTGCTGTTCGCGGCTCATCGATGCGGTGTGCAGGGGAACCACGGTGATCACGACATCCCGCTTATGCCTCCGGACAAAAGCGAGCAGGTTATCCTTGTAAGTACCACGGATTTTCAGCGGAATGTATTCGCCCTGTGTAAAAAGTAACGGATATTGCCGTCGCAGCTGGAAAAGCCGCCAGGTAAGCCAGAGCTTAATTTGCCCCGTGAGGCGTTCATTCCAGAGTTTTTCGAGTAACCGGTCCTCCTCGTAGCCATCCAGTTCTTCCAGCCACAATTTCCTTTTACCAAAATCGACCTCACGCCGGTTATCCGGATCGACCAGGCTCAAATCCCACAACTCGCAGCCCTGATAAACATCGGGAATTCCGGGACAAGTGAATTTCAATGCCACTTGCGCCAGCGAATTAATGATGCCGAAATCCGCCACCGATGCCAGGAATGGCTGCATCGATTTGGAAAACGAAGAATCCTTTTTTAAGATCTCCCGCACGAATGCTGCCGTTCCGCGCTCGTACGTTTCATTTGGAGCCGACCAGGAAGAGTTCATTTTGGCCTCCCGTAAAGCTTTCTGCAGATATTCTTCCAACCGTTTTTCGAAATCGTCGTCGTCTTCCCCGGGCATAGGATGGGCACCGATGATCGTTTGGTAAATCAGGTATTCGTCGTTGGGGTCGGGGCCGGCGGATTGGCGTAATCCGGCATTTGCCCGTTGCCATTCTTTCAGCTTACTGATCCATTCCGCCGATAAGTCCGTCAGTACGTTCAGCCTCGCGCGCACATCCTCTCCCCGTTTGGTGTCGTGCGTAGAGGTCGCATTAAGCGCCAGGGGCCATTCTTTTCTGCGTTTTTTCATGTACTGATGGAAATCGTCGGCAGTAATGCCAAAACGGTCAGGAAAGTCGCCGACGTCGTTGTGGCCTATAAAGCGGTTATAGGTATACATCAGCGTATCCTCTCCCCCTTTGGCCATCAGCGGGCCGGTGAACTGCATGCAACGCTGATAAAACTCGGCTACACGCCCGTTGTAATCCTCATCGCCCAATACCGGCCTGTGCAGGAAGCATTGTTCCAGCACTTCCACCGCCGGCGACAAATCGAGGTGGTGTTTGTTAATATCTACAAAAATCGCTTTCACCGCCTGCGACTCCTCGTCGGAAAGCGGCACCGCGTTGCCATAATAGCGGTACACCGGACAATGGATCAGAAATTCGCCGATTACCTGGCGGATCAATTCGGCGCCAATGCGTTCGATAGTTTCCGAATCTGCCAGTTCCAGCGATACGAACAATTGGTACAGGTTTTCCAGCTCCCCAGCCATGTGCCCATACAGAATATCGCTTTTTTTGCTCAGCAAAAGCTCATTCGCAGGCCGGTTATCACCTGTGAGTTCGTTGTAAAATGCAGTGAATTCGCCCTCTGCCGATGTGTTGGTAAAAAGGTTGTTGACGACCGCCAGAAATTCGTAGCCCGTAGTACCCTGTATCGGCCACTTTACAGGCAAATCTTCATGTTCGCCCAGGATCTTTTCTGCGATAATGTAAATGCCGTCACCCATTTCCTCACGCAGTCTGGCCAGATAGCCGGAGGGGTCGAAAAGCCCGTCGATATGGTCGATTCGCAGTCCCTGGAAAATACCCTCTTCCGTCAGTTGCTTGATCAGCGAGTGGTATTTTTCAAAAACGGCATCGTCCTGCATATTCAGGCAGATCAAGCCATTTACCGTAAAAAAGCGGCGAAAATTGATCTCTTCTTCCGTTCGCTGCCAATGGCAAAGTACATAGTTCTGTTGGTCGGCAAGTGTCTGGAGCCCGGCCGAATCCGCATTCAGGCGTGCCAGCGCGGCGTCGATCACCGCTTTCTCCTCATCGCGTGCATACAGCGCGCGAAACTGCATTGCCCACTCGTCCCAGCGCTGCGAAAATACATGAGCATCCTCGACCTGGTTCAGATCTTCCAACTGGCCCACAAGCTGTGCCAGCGCCTGCGATGCTCCTTCTACTTTTTCGAGAATCGCCTTATAAGACCGCAGGTTCAGCGGGAATGTCAGTCCCCCGAAATCCAGCGCGAGGCGTTCGCCGGTGAAAAGCACTTTCACTTCGCCCGCCGCAATCATTTCATCGACATTCTTCGACAAAAACGGCACCATCACCTTCCCGTGGAAAAGCGCGCTGTTCCAGGCGATATCGAAGTAAGAAGCATACAACGACTGCCTGCCCTTTTCGAGCACATCCGTCAACCAGGGATTTTCCGTACTGAAAGCCATGTGATTGGGGACGATATCCTGCAACCAGCCTATCCCCGATTTCCGGAGATCGGCGGAAAGGTTTCGCAATTGCGCCAGGCTCCCGATCTCCGGATTGATCCTGCCGGGATCGGTCCCGTCGTATCCGTGCGTACTGCCTTTCGCCGACGCCAGCACCGGCGATGCATAGATCGTTCCGACCCCCAATTTTTGAAAGTAAGGGATCAGATACTCGAAGTCCTGAAATGAAAATGCCTGATGAAATTGAAGCCGGTAGGTAGAAACTGGGTTGTTCATGTAGCTGATGATAAGTGTACCGTCAGCCCGTTAAATATTATGCCAGCATTCGGCCATCGTTATTTGAGCAGCTCCCTCAACTGGGGTATTTCGAGCGGCTTGGACAGAAGCCGGATTATGTATGGATTGACCTCCGCCTGTTCGATATCCGAAATATCGACGGTGGACGAGATCATGAACAAGCGGATCCGCTTTCGGACTTCTTCCGGCAGCAGCCCGTAGTGTTCCGTAAATTCGAAGCCGTTGATGCCCGGCATTTGCAGGTCGAGCAGGATCACCGTTTCGGGCATGTCCGCGTCCTGCTGCATAAGATACTCTATCGCCTCCTGCGGCACGCCGAATGTCCTGACCGTTTCCGTTAAACCGCTTTTCAGTAACAGTTTTTCCTGGGTAAACAGATCGAAAACACTGTCGTCTACGATAATAAATTCCATTGCATGGTATGAGAAGGGTTCAGAACAATCATATCGCGCATGCATTCCGCATCAACCGGATTTACTCCTTTTTCTACATTTGATATAAATTGTAGAAATGGCTGTCGGAAATAAGCTACAAAGCTTGTAAATCTAACTGAAAATCGGCAAATGCAGCCTAATACTTTCCCGGAAACGCCAATTCAGGCGTGAAAGTGCCTGTCACGCCAGGCGATCAGATCCATTTCTGCATCGATAAGCGGGCACTATCTGAGTCATTTTTCGGCCTGTCGATCGGCCATCGTTGAGATATGAAATCGGTTGGAAGCGGGCTATTACCGGTAAAAGTTACTGAATAGATTTTTTACTCTCAAAATAAATTAACGATCGCCATTCCGCGGACCTCGTCCCGCCCGTCGTGCCAATTCTGCAGGCACGATTTTGATTATCGTTTTCGGACATTCATCAATCAACAACTAAAAAGGTTATCGACAATGAGCACGCTGGACGGCAGGAAGCGGGTAGTGATCAGCAATGTAAGACCTCAGGTCGAATACGGAAGATTTCCCGCCAAACGGGCGATCGGCGAAAGCGTGGAATTTTCGGCGGATATCATCGCCGACGGTCACGACGCCGTAGCCGCAAGCGTGATTTTCCGCCACGAAAGCGAACAACTATGGCAGGACGTGCCGCTGTCGCACACCGGAAACGACCACTGGACCGCGACCTGGACGCCGGCAAAAGAGGGCTTTTACGAATATCGCTTCACTGGCTGGATCGACCACTTCACGACCTGGAAGAAAGGGCTGGTCAAGAAATTCGACGCCGGCCAGGATATTTCCGTAGAGCTGCTGATCGGAGCGGAAATATTAATCGAAGCGGCCGGATTGGCTGCCAAAGACGACCAGTCCGCATTTCAGCCATGGATTTCAGCGCTGCAAAACGGGCGCGACCCGCAGCGGGCAATCGACCTGGCGTTAAGCGACCAACTCTCCGAAGCGATGTCAAAAATCCGATACACCGACCGCATCAGCGTTTTCGATCAGACGTTCCGGCTGGAAGTCGAGCGAAAAAAGGCGGGGTTCAGTACCTGGTACGAACTCTTTCCGCGGTCGGCGGCCGAGATGCCGGGTGCGCACGGAACGTTCCGGGACGTTCTCAGGCTGTTGCCGAAAATCGCCAAAATGGGCTTCGACACGCTCTATTTTCCGCCTGTTC harbors:
- a CDS encoding response regulator gives rise to the protein MEFIIVDDSVFDLFTQEKLLLKSGLTETVRTFGVPQEAIEYLMQQDADMPETVILLDLQMPGINGFEFTEHYGLLPEEVRKRIRLFMISSTVDISDIEQAEVNPYIIRLLSKPLEIPQLRELLK
- a CDS encoding sigma-70 family RNA polymerase sigma factor, with amino-acid sequence MNFLRFFQGKGKEPMPEAERLTAYRHSGDVAILGALYEPYMEMVFGVCYRYLGDEEESKDAVMQIFEKLVSDLRQHDVSNLKSWLYSVARNYCLMKLRAARVTAGAAEAGAREFRIETPVQDDFLVLEAKLDAMDKCLQKLANEQRISIELFYLQSKCYREIAGETGFEMGKVKSYIQNGKRNLKICIESNGRYR
- the treY gene encoding malto-oligosyltrehalose synthase, whose translation is MNNPVSTYRLQFHQAFSFQDFEYLIPYFQKLGVGTIYASPVLASAKGSTHGYDGTDPGRINPEIGSLAQLRNLSADLRKSGIGWLQDIVPNHMAFSTENPWLTDVLEKGRQSLYASYFDIAWNSALFHGKVMVPFLSKNVDEMIAAGEVKVLFTGERLALDFGGLTFPLNLRSYKAILEKVEGASQALAQLVGQLEDLNQVEDAHVFSQRWDEWAMQFRALYARDEEKAVIDAALARLNADSAGLQTLADQQNYVLCHWQRTEEEINFRRFFTVNGLICLNMQDDAVFEKYHSLIKQLTEEGIFQGLRIDHIDGLFDPSGYLARLREEMGDGIYIIAEKILGEHEDLPVKWPIQGTTGYEFLAVVNNLFTNTSAEGEFTAFYNELTGDNRPANELLLSKKSDILYGHMAGELENLYQLFVSLELADSETIERIGAELIRQVIGEFLIHCPVYRYYGNAVPLSDEESQAVKAIFVDINKHHLDLSPAVEVLEQCFLHRPVLGDEDYNGRVAEFYQRCMQFTGPLMAKGGEDTLMYTYNRFIGHNDVGDFPDRFGITADDFHQYMKKRRKEWPLALNATSTHDTKRGEDVRARLNVLTDLSAEWISKLKEWQRANAGLRQSAGPDPNDEYLIYQTIIGAHPMPGEDDDDFEKRLEEYLQKALREAKMNSSWSAPNETYERGTAAFVREILKKDSSFSKSMQPFLASVADFGIINSLAQVALKFTCPGIPDVYQGCELWDLSLVDPDNRREVDFGKRKLWLEELDGYEEDRLLEKLWNERLTGQIKLWLTWRLFQLRRQYPLLFTQGEYIPLKIRGTYKDNLLAFVRRHKRDVVITVVPLHTASMSREQQKDFFGLDWKDTHVVLPENLLPEWDNVLANSRDVWRSKLFPGELFKQLPIAILKGGRMDNERNAGLLLHISSLPSPFGIGDIGPAAYQFADFLEKTYQKIWQILPLNPTEASQGHSPYSALSSRAGNPLLISPEMLAREGLLSEQDLDENRLPDSSAVDFDAAKKSKEILLERAFRNYEERAGGEAAEMGEFVVGNAAWLDDFTVYMVLKKRYRHQPWYTWPEELRNRDRSALDEVRRSEREEIRRVQWQQFVFDKQWKALRRYCNDREIRLLGDIPFYVSYDSVDVWANRGLFCVDEEGNITGAAGVPPDAFSESGQLWGMPVFNWEAIRSQGYQWWIDRLARNMEMFDLVRLDHFRAFADYWEVPGGKTTAVNGSWKTGPGEEFFNKIGAALGQLPFIAEDLGEISPEVYLLRDKFGLPGMKVLQFAFDENMPQSDHIPHHFKHNFIAYTGTHDNNTTRGWFREMGATVQERLESYLGKPVSEENVAVELARTVFASIAKTAVLPVQDLLNLDESAKMNQPGSSENNWAWRMLPGQITTEAGNFLTAITCLYNRE
- a CDS encoding YfbK domain-containing protein, which encodes MLFDLPVKARSVAFDQCSENLRFASAVAEFGLLLRGSEYRGKATYTDVIRHARGAFGKDEEGYRSEFVQLVKLAQSLDGSRETAEK
- a CDS encoding DUF4202 domain-containing protein, translating into MSKLDKAFELFDAYNKRSPGRVMWENVEYPVEYFYALKLYEWVRNLDPQASESLLLASRCQHIGRWEIARSSYPDGRVGYLKWRSDLSKYHAGIASEILNEVGYDKETIGRVKQIVLKQRLKSDADVQTMENALCLVFLQYQYDDLIAKMSEEKMIDILRKTWNKMSAPGRDAALGLSYSEQGKNLILKALKED
- a CDS encoding von Willebrand factor type A domain-containing protein: MKTRIIILLAILLSAFALLPDRLVKGTVTDAANVPLAGVSVSLQGSAAGTVTDQAGHFSIRVSTPGRALVFRKAGYQALTVPVTRDSVLKVMLVPNAQTLNELVVTGRPKAAEKVTVDFQTVTSAPASLGGTYLQALPETESYKPVNENGFLSVSQQPVTTFSVDVDRAAYSNVRRFLNNGQLPPADAVRVEEMINYFDYDYPQPAGDHPLAITAETTDSPWNAGLKLVHIGLQAKTVSTENLPASNLVFLIDVSGSMNAANKLPLLKQAFNLLVDQLRAGDKISIVAYAGSAGLVLPPTSGTEKKMIKDALDKLEAGGSTAGGEGIELAYKLAKDNFLPQGNNRVILATDGDFNVGVSNESELQKLIEEKRKAGIFLSVMGFGMGNYKDSHVETLADKGNGNYAYIDNIQEARKEFVQEFGGTLFTIAKDVKIQIEFNPELVRAYRLIGYENRALRNDEFNDDRKDAGDMGSGHTVTAIYEIVPHGVETPYIGKTEALKYQSDHRSTTGNSDEMMTIKVRYKKGRQRKKRAL